A portion of the Pedobacter cryoconitis genome contains these proteins:
- a CDS encoding phosphatase PAP2 family protein gives MIWKAVKHCPLFFAVLVSILMIGLISCALTSKLTSFNFLNFYHRPFLDVFFSYYTFIGDGLMCLLTIIVLLFLKRKKLSLALLLAFLGSGLIVQILKKLLHEPRPSLYFDQIGFKYSYFVIGIQKMQSASFPSGHSASAFAMCIVIALYFKDKRVSILCLFLALFAGYSRIYLAHHFLPDVMAGALIGSVSGLLTYYFTWHPADIYTKVNIDFKGR, from the coding sequence ATGATATGGAAAGCTGTAAAACACTGCCCTTTATTTTTTGCCGTTCTGGTTTCTATATTGATGATTGGGCTGATTTCTTGTGCTTTAACATCTAAACTTACTAGTTTCAACTTTCTAAATTTCTATCATCGCCCATTTCTGGATGTGTTTTTTTCTTATTATACTTTTATAGGAGATGGGCTCATGTGTCTCCTCACCATTATTGTTCTACTTTTTCTAAAGAGAAAGAAGTTGTCCCTGGCTTTATTACTGGCTTTTTTGGGTTCAGGGCTTATCGTTCAGATTCTAAAGAAATTGCTCCATGAGCCAAGGCCATCCCTTTATTTTGATCAGATAGGATTCAAGTATTCATATTTTGTAATAGGAATACAGAAAATGCAGTCTGCATCTTTTCCTTCCGGCCATTCTGCTTCAGCTTTTGCTATGTGCATAGTGATTGCCTTATATTTCAAAGATAAACGGGTTAGTATTTTGTGTTTGTTCCTCGCTTTATTTGCGGGTTATTCCAGGATCTATCTTGCACACCATTTTTTACCTGATGTCATGGCTGGTGCATTGATTGGCTCTGTATCTGGATTGTTGACTTATTACTTTACCTGGCATCCTGCTGATATTTATACCAAGGTGAATATTGATTTTAAGGGGCGCTGA
- a CDS encoding MerR family transcriptional regulator — MNYSISDLEQLSGVQVHTIRIWERRYNALEPMRSAGNTRMYNEDHLKRLLNIVSISQTGLKISQVCALSEKEMNDFLKKEIEQTISNDAHFEYYTSQLLKCGLIYNESEFDHLINKCILENGMIITYQQVIYPLLVRLGLMWRKDDICPAQEHFLSNMIRQKLYAAINELPAVTQVKSSWLLFLPEAEGHDIGLLFANYILKQAGQKVIYLGGRVPLDSVKNAMQNKQIKHMLLFMVRIQPLELANSYLNELSTTYPETRIHLAGNGKLINELKMGKNINWFQSINEFQQTIKSVSNAN, encoded by the coding sequence ATGAACTACTCTATTTCTGATCTTGAACAATTATCGGGCGTACAAGTCCACACGATCAGAATCTGGGAACGAAGATATAATGCACTGGAACCCATGCGTTCAGCAGGAAATACACGCATGTACAATGAGGATCATCTGAAAAGATTACTGAATATTGTCAGCATTAGTCAAACCGGGCTGAAAATATCTCAAGTCTGCGCCCTCTCTGAAAAGGAAATGAATGATTTCCTTAAAAAAGAAATAGAGCAGACAATCTCAAACGATGCACATTTTGAATACTATACTTCTCAGCTTTTAAAATGCGGATTGATTTATAACGAGTCCGAATTTGATCACCTCATTAATAAATGTATTCTCGAAAATGGAATGATCATCACTTACCAGCAGGTAATTTATCCCCTGTTAGTGAGATTAGGGCTCATGTGGAGGAAAGATGATATCTGTCCTGCACAAGAACATTTTTTATCCAATATGATCAGGCAAAAGCTTTATGCAGCTATTAATGAGCTTCCAGCTGTTACCCAAGTAAAATCATCATGGTTACTTTTTTTGCCAGAAGCCGAAGGCCACGATATCGGACTCTTGTTTGCTAATTATATACTCAAACAAGCAGGACAAAAAGTAATTTATCTCGGCGGCAGAGTTCCATTGGACTCCGTAAAAAACGCGATGCAAAACAAGCAAATCAAACATATGTTATTGTTTATGGTACGCATTCAACCATTAGAGTTAGCAAATAGCTATCTTAATGAATTAAGTACAACTTATCCTGAAACCAGAATTCATCTTGCTGGTAATGGAAAACTAATTAATGAACTGAAAATGGGTAAAAACATAAATTGGTTTCAGTCAATAAATGAATTTCAACAAACGATCAAAAGCGTCTCAAATGCGAACTAA
- a CDS encoding phytoene desaturase family protein — protein MRTKTAQQTPRIAVIGAGFAGISAAAYLAKNGYKVDVYEKNSSVGGRARQLETENGYVFDMGPSWYWMPDVFEKFFNDFGHQAKDFYELELLDPGFSVVYGQNDVLDIPADFNALCETFEAIEPGSAIKLQQFLEEAAYKYKTGIEKLVYKPGLSLMEFADMDLIKGVFKLQVFTSFSSHVKKYFKHPKLIALMEFPVLFLGATPEDTPALYSLMNYAGLKLGTWYPKGGFGKVIEAMKTVAEKNGVKFHLNEPVSALEIEGKEIKALSSSKQTKAYDGYIAAADYHHVEEKLLGENYRNYQEKYWDKRVLAPSCLIFYLGVTRKTERLGHHTLFFDEDLKQHAIEIYKEPQWPSKPLFYVCCPSRTDTTVAPDGHENLFVLMPLATNMEDTEAQREKYFELIMNRLETYTGVEIRKHLNYKNSYCVADFKLDYNSYKGNAYGLANTLMQTANLKPSLKNKKVKNLFYAGQLTVPGPGVPPSIISGHVAASQLIKYFNKNYERDI, from the coding sequence ATGCGAACTAAAACAGCTCAGCAAACACCAAGAATAGCAGTTATAGGTGCCGGATTTGCAGGTATCAGTGCTGCAGCTTATCTTGCCAAGAACGGTTATAAGGTTGATGTATATGAAAAAAACAGTTCCGTTGGTGGCAGAGCGCGGCAATTAGAGACTGAAAACGGATACGTTTTTGATATGGGGCCAAGCTGGTATTGGATGCCAGATGTCTTTGAGAAATTCTTTAATGATTTTGGTCATCAAGCCAAAGACTTTTATGAACTGGAACTTTTAGACCCTGGTTTCTCCGTTGTTTATGGTCAAAATGATGTTCTCGATATTCCAGCAGATTTTAACGCACTCTGTGAAACTTTTGAAGCTATTGAACCTGGAAGTGCCATAAAACTTCAGCAATTTTTAGAAGAAGCCGCTTATAAATATAAAACCGGAATTGAAAAGCTAGTTTATAAACCAGGCCTCTCTTTGATGGAATTCGCAGATATGGATCTCATTAAAGGTGTCTTTAAACTACAAGTATTTACCTCTTTCAGCAGCCACGTAAAAAAATATTTTAAGCATCCGAAACTCATCGCACTGATGGAATTTCCGGTTTTATTTTTGGGTGCAACCCCTGAAGATACTCCTGCATTATATAGTTTAATGAATTATGCAGGCCTGAAATTGGGTACATGGTACCCTAAAGGTGGATTTGGAAAAGTAATTGAGGCGATGAAAACCGTCGCAGAAAAGAATGGTGTAAAATTCCATTTAAACGAACCTGTTTCTGCCTTAGAAATCGAAGGGAAAGAAATCAAAGCACTGAGCTCTTCCAAACAAACAAAGGCGTATGACGGATACATTGCTGCCGCTGATTATCATCATGTAGAAGAAAAACTACTTGGCGAAAATTATAGAAATTACCAGGAGAAATATTGGGATAAACGTGTTCTTGCTCCTTCTTGCCTTATTTTTTATTTAGGCGTAACCAGAAAAACAGAACGCTTAGGTCATCATACGTTATTTTTTGATGAAGATCTGAAACAGCATGCTATTGAAATTTATAAAGAACCACAATGGCCGTCTAAACCTTTATTTTATGTTTGCTGCCCATCCAGAACCGATACCACTGTAGCGCCGGATGGACATGAAAACTTATTCGTATTGATGCCATTGGCGACCAATATGGAAGATACCGAGGCACAAAGGGAGAAATATTTCGAGCTTATTATGAATCGCCTGGAAACTTATACCGGCGTTGAAATCCGCAAACATCTGAATTACAAAAACAGTTACTGTGTAGCAGACTTTAAGCTGGATTACAACTCTTATAAGGGCAATGCCTATGGTTTAGCCAATACATTAATGCAAACCGCCAACCTGAAGCCTTCTTTAAAAAACAAAAAGGTCAAAAATCTGTTCTATGCAGGCCAGCTTACTGTTCCTGGCCCAGGCGTTCCTCCATCTATTATTTCAGGCCATGTAGCTGCCAGTCAACTGATAAAATACTTTAATAAAAACTATGAAAGAGATATTTGA
- a CDS encoding phytoene/squalene synthase family protein: protein MKEIFDRLSAECSKITTKRYSTSFSLGIYFLGKKLRNPIYSIYGFVRLADEIVDSFHDFDKHFLLAKFRQDCYEAIEHKISLNPILNSFQQVVNEYAIDKELIELFLKSMAMDLDKKQYSPEMYNQYILGSAEVVGLMCLNVFTEGDKVQYERLKDSAMKLGSAFQKVNFLRDINADYFNLSRTYFPNIDLTIFSNHEKQIIEKEIEEEFKQALAGIKQLPASSKNGVYLAYIYYKELFNKIKGTTAEKVMSKRIRISNSHKFGLMCDSIIRYKMNAI, encoded by the coding sequence ATGAAAGAGATATTTGATCGGTTATCTGCAGAGTGCAGTAAGATCACAACCAAGCGTTACAGTACGAGTTTCTCCCTGGGTATCTATTTTTTAGGGAAGAAATTACGTAATCCAATTTATTCGATTTACGGATTCGTACGCCTTGCAGACGAAATTGTAGATAGTTTCCATGACTTTGATAAGCACTTTCTGCTTGCAAAATTCAGACAGGACTGCTATGAAGCTATTGAACATAAAATCAGTCTGAACCCGATATTAAATTCTTTTCAGCAAGTGGTTAATGAGTATGCAATTGATAAAGAGCTGATTGAGCTGTTTTTAAAGAGCATGGCCATGGATCTTGATAAAAAGCAATATTCCCCTGAAATGTATAATCAGTACATTTTAGGGTCAGCAGAGGTAGTTGGATTGATGTGCCTTAATGTTTTTACAGAAGGGGATAAAGTACAATATGAAAGACTAAAAGATTCAGCGATGAAATTAGGATCAGCATTTCAGAAAGTTAACTTTCTCAGGGATATCAATGCAGATTATTTCAACCTGAGCCGCACTTATTTTCCAAATATTGATCTTACTATATTCTCAAATCATGAAAAACAAATTATTGAAAAGGAAATAGAAGAAGAATTTAAGCAAGCGCTCGCTGGGATTAAACAATTACCTGCTTCCTCTAAAAATGGTGTTTATCTTGCCTATATCTATTATAAAGAACTATTTAATAAGATAAAAGGTACAACAGCAGAAAAAGTAATGTCCAAAAGAATCCGGATTTCCAACAGCCATAAATTTGGCCTGATGTGTGATTCAATCATTCGTTACAAAATGAATGCGATATGA
- the idi gene encoding isopentenyl-diphosphate Delta-isomerase yields the protein MKDHVILVDQIDQETGLMEKMEAHQRGKLHRAFSVFIFNQKGEFLLQQRALEKYHSGGQWSNTCCSHPYPGEDTATGAKRRLQEEMGMDCELEFGFSFIYYAELKDGLSENEFDHVYFGISNTIPVPNPDEVAAFKYVTLETLETQLKTNPEHYTIWLKICFDRVKSHYNQLFNL from the coding sequence ATGAAAGATCACGTAATACTTGTGGATCAGATTGATCAGGAGACAGGATTGATGGAGAAAATGGAAGCACACCAGCGAGGGAAACTTCATCGTGCATTTTCGGTATTTATTTTCAATCAGAAGGGTGAATTCCTATTGCAACAAAGAGCACTAGAGAAATACCATTCAGGCGGTCAATGGAGCAATACTTGCTGTAGCCACCCCTATCCTGGCGAGGATACAGCGACTGGAGCTAAAAGAAGGTTGCAAGAGGAAATGGGTATGGACTGTGAGTTGGAATTTGGATTTAGTTTTATCTATTACGCTGAGCTGAAGGATGGTCTTTCAGAAAATGAGTTTGATCATGTTTATTTTGGCATCAGCAACACAATTCCTGTACCCAATCCAGATGAAGTAGCCGCTTTCAAATACGTAACTTTAGAAACGCTGGAAACGCAGTTAAAAACAAACCCGGAGCATTATACAATATGGTTAAAGATTTGCTTTGACCGCGTCAAAAGTCATTATAATCAACTGTTCAACTTATGA
- a CDS encoding sterol desaturase family protein, whose amino-acid sequence MSNWIINTLIVAATFIGMEGVAWFTHKYVMHGLFWNLHRDHHHKDHEGFLERNDFFFLIFAIPGIICLGLGSFYGNTIALYIGIGITLYGAAYFFIHDIFIHQRFKIFRKSDHWYFKAIRRAHKMHHKHINKEHGECFGMLWVPFKYFFENNKKTEA is encoded by the coding sequence ATGAGTAACTGGATAATTAACACCTTAATTGTAGCGGCAACTTTCATTGGTATGGAAGGAGTCGCATGGTTCACGCACAAATATGTGATGCACGGCTTATTCTGGAACTTACACCGTGACCATCACCATAAAGATCATGAAGGCTTTTTAGAAAGAAATGACTTTTTCTTTCTTATTTTCGCTATTCCAGGGATTATTTGCCTGGGCCTAGGATCTTTTTACGGGAATACAATTGCGCTTTATATAGGCATAGGAATTACTTTATATGGTGCTGCATACTTTTTTATCCATGATATTTTTATCCATCAGCGGTTTAAAATATTCAGGAAATCAGACCACTGGTATTTTAAAGCAATCAGAAGGGCCCACAAGATGCACCATAAACATATCAATAAAGAACATGGAGAATGTTTCGGAATGTTATGGGTACCATTTAAATACTTCTTTGAAAACAATAAAAAAACTGAAGCATGA
- a CDS encoding lycopene cyclase domain-containing protein yields MKYAYLLIDFFTISVPFIYSFHPKLNFYKTWKAFFPAVFLTGMMFLIWDVYFTSLGVWGFNPDYLIGLKVGNMPIEEILFFFCIPYACVFTFHCLDLFIKKPIPLRIEKILTPLLILICVLMSILYRNHIYPAATFLLLAAVLTLSRYILKIGWLPKFYIIYTVLLFPFLIVNGLLTGTGLDAPIVWYDNNQIIGFRILSIPIEDVFYGMALILVNLLIYKHLLSRRSAAQ; encoded by the coding sequence ATGAAATACGCGTATCTCCTGATTGATTTTTTCACGATCAGTGTCCCTTTCATTTATTCTTTCCATCCAAAATTAAATTTCTACAAGACCTGGAAAGCCTTTTTTCCTGCAGTATTTTTAACCGGAATGATGTTCTTAATCTGGGATGTATATTTTACCAGCCTGGGTGTGTGGGGGTTTAATCCTGATTATCTGATTGGTTTAAAAGTAGGCAACATGCCTATAGAAGAAATTCTATTCTTCTTTTGCATTCCCTATGCCTGTGTATTTACTTTTCATTGCCTGGATCTTTTCATTAAAAAACCGATCCCGCTACGCATTGAAAAAATCCTGACACCCTTACTCATCCTGATTTGTGTCCTGATGTCAATTTTATACCGCAATCATATTTATCCTGCAGCTACATTTTTATTATTAGCCGCTGTGCTTACATTGAGCAGGTATATTTTAAAAATTGGCTGGCTGCCAAAGTTTTACATCATTTATACGGTATTGCTATTTCCCTTTTTAATCGTCAACGGTTTACTGACAGGAACCGGATTGGATGCACCAATAGTTTGGTATGATAATAACCAGATTATTGGCTTCAGAATATTAAGCATCCCCATAGAAGATGTGTTTTATGGGATGGCACTCATATTAGTCAACTTGTTAATTTATAAGCACCTGCTTAGTCGCCGTTCTGCCGCTCAATAG
- a CDS encoding serine hydrolase domain-containing protein — protein MSTFKKSAINLFAITILLVSTQKTNAQTTKSAQLDSLVHQANHLGLFNGNILIAENNKVIYKNAVGFADAAGKIKLTEQYRFHIGSIAKEFNAVGIMILKEQGNLSLEDPVSKYLPELPAWASKIHIINLLQYTSGIPDVKWKSVKSNADNMEDLKKTTRLDFEPGTQYAYNNNNVFLQRRIIEKITGLSFTAFTEKYILKPCRMKTAIVDPVATDKFIARAYNNDHAEDELTYPINGWVAVTLVRFL, from the coding sequence ATGAGCACTTTCAAAAAATCTGCAATCAATTTATTCGCGATTACCATCCTGCTCGTATCGACGCAGAAAACCAATGCACAAACCACTAAATCTGCTCAACTGGATTCCCTGGTTCATCAGGCAAACCATCTCGGCCTGTTTAATGGTAATATCCTGATTGCAGAAAATAATAAAGTGATTTACAAAAACGCTGTTGGCTTTGCAGATGCAGCAGGAAAAATCAAGTTAACTGAACAGTACCGGTTTCATATCGGCTCTATCGCCAAAGAATTTAATGCAGTTGGAATCATGATCCTAAAAGAACAGGGAAATTTAAGCCTGGAAGATCCTGTTTCGAAATACCTGCCTGAACTGCCAGCATGGGCTTCAAAAATTCATATCATCAATTTATTGCAATACACAAGCGGCATCCCGGATGTAAAATGGAAGTCCGTTAAAAGTAACGCAGATAATATGGAAGACCTGAAGAAAACAACACGGCTTGACTTTGAACCTGGTACCCAGTATGCGTATAACAACAACAATGTTTTTCTGCAAAGAAGGATCATTGAAAAAATTACCGGTTTATCATTTACAGCCTTTACCGAAAAATACATATTAAAACCTTGCAGGATGAAGACAGCGATTGTAGATCCGGTAGCTACTGATAAATTTATTGCCAGAGCCTACAACAACGATCATGCAGAAGATGAGCTCACCTATCCAATTAATGGTTGGGTCGCAGTTACGCTAGTAAGATTTTTATAA
- a CDS encoding tetratricopeptide repeat protein, with protein MLEANRVITHKHDGTARNYQALLVSTVSKGRTVILMTNNQQNNLYTFNVSIQAILDEKPYTQIKKSVLGTFGKQIDQLNGTEVITFYEKMKKEHNDEYSFDAEATLNEIGYNFLRQKKFTDAILIFEHNTKLFPESGNVFDSLGEAYYKQGDKSKALLNYKKSIVLNPENGDAKKIIAELSSKF; from the coding sequence ATGCTGGAAGCTAACCGGGTCATCACCCACAAACACGACGGTACTGCAAGAAATTACCAGGCCCTGCTGGTAAGCACTGTTTCAAAAGGCAGAACCGTGATTCTGATGACAAACAATCAGCAGAACAATTTATACACCTTCAACGTCTCTATTCAGGCAATTCTGGACGAAAAACCCTATACTCAAATTAAAAAATCAGTATTGGGCACCTTTGGTAAACAAATAGATCAGCTGAATGGTACAGAGGTTATTACGTTCTATGAAAAGATGAAGAAAGAACATAATGATGAATATAGTTTTGATGCAGAAGCGACACTGAATGAAATCGGCTATAATTTTTTACGCCAAAAAAAATTCACGGATGCCATTTTGATCTTTGAACACAATACAAAGCTTTTCCCTGAGTCAGGTAATGTATTTGATAGTTTAGGAGAAGCTTACTATAAACAAGGGGATAAAAGCAAAGCCTTATTGAATTATAAAAAATCAATTGTATTAAATCCTGAAAATGGAGATGCAAAAAAGATTATTGCAGAACTCAGCTCCAAATTTTAA
- a CDS encoding TonB-dependent receptor domain-containing protein, with protein sequence MKPLLLTTLLFLFYFIPNTLHAQQTVKINGTVIDGKQTLPAATVLLYTAKDSALVTTAMTDQDGKFNFTAAPSKYYIVSSSIGYNKVKTAPFQLTGPAALQIPAITLKENSKNLNEVSITAAKPVLERKADKLIFNVDATPSAAGLTALEVLKKAPGVNVDYNENISLSGKSNVLVTIDGKQTYLSSTEVVNLLKSMQSNQIESIEIINNPGSRYDANSTGGIINIKTKKSNTEGFNGSVALGAGFNKYLLPNGSINLNYRKKDFNVFGSYGYNRNKSLQTLKIDRITPGTNPLSFSQRNKDTSVYSSQNFKIGTDFFLSPKHTIGFLVKGNISDYNQQSLSMVNIGKSFAATDSVLKTPSYNSSNRKNFSYNINYKGVLDTAGQEITVDADYSTFDGTNNANYTNRFYLPNGTFFKDGQIYRNFAPSNIDIKAIKADYTLPINKMFKLEAGTKIASVKSDNNYIYENDIKGNWVFDNTKSNRFLYDEKVSAAYATLYVTLGKTSLSGGLRAENTNSTGNSITTNQLTNRKYTDLFPSLSLSQNIDADNTLNFSYSRKINRPNYQNLNPFVFFLDQYTYNQGNPNLKPEYSNNLEASYLFKQKYSLALNYSRTTDVITQVLLQNEVRKSMYQTILNLASESVVSLTFNFPVTVTKWWNMNNNVLGYFKQIKAPDLNGADLNSKQFSGNFYAQNNFTLSKLFSADAGLMFSTPQIEGAFKVKSMYNADAGLRYNFPNKTGNLKLGVNDIFHSQKARIFSTLPGNVYNLEQYGNTTSVRLTFTYRFGKMTVKSARNRSTGLDDEQKRLGGK encoded by the coding sequence ATGAAACCACTTTTACTAACCACTCTCCTATTCTTATTTTATTTTATTCCCAATACCTTACACGCACAGCAAACTGTTAAAATTAACGGTACTGTAATAGATGGTAAACAAACATTACCTGCTGCAACAGTTTTACTGTATACAGCTAAAGATTCTGCCCTGGTAACTACTGCCATGACTGACCAGGATGGAAAATTCAATTTCACAGCAGCTCCAAGCAAATATTATATCGTATCCTCATCCATAGGTTATAACAAAGTTAAGACTGCCCCTTTCCAATTGACCGGCCCCGCAGCTTTGCAGATCCCTGCAATTACATTAAAAGAGAATTCAAAAAACCTGAACGAAGTTAGCATTACAGCAGCTAAACCGGTTTTAGAACGCAAAGCAGACAAATTGATCTTTAATGTAGACGCGACACCATCAGCAGCCGGCTTAACAGCGCTCGAAGTTTTAAAAAAAGCGCCGGGAGTAAATGTAGATTATAATGAGAACATTTCTCTTTCTGGAAAAAGCAATGTTTTGGTTACGATCGATGGTAAACAAACCTACCTGAGTTCGACGGAAGTCGTTAACCTGCTGAAATCAATGCAGAGCAATCAGATAGAAAGCATTGAAATTATCAATAATCCAGGTTCCAGATACGATGCCAACAGTACCGGAGGAATTATCAATATCAAAACCAAGAAAAGCAATACAGAAGGCTTCAACGGAAGTGTGGCATTAGGTGCCGGATTCAACAAATACCTGCTTCCTAATGGCTCTATAAACCTGAATTATCGTAAAAAAGACTTCAATGTTTTCGGTTCTTATGGCTATAACAGAAATAAGTCTCTTCAAACGCTCAAAATTGATCGTATAACACCTGGTACAAATCCATTGTCTTTTAGTCAGCGGAACAAAGACACCTCTGTTTATTCATCCCAAAACTTTAAAATCGGGACTGACTTCTTTTTATCCCCGAAACACACGATTGGATTTTTGGTTAAGGGAAATATTAGTGATTATAATCAGCAAAGTTTAAGTATGGTGAATATCGGCAAATCATTTGCGGCAACAGATTCAGTTTTAAAAACGCCTAGTTATAATTCATCCAACCGCAAAAATTTCTCTTATAATATCAACTATAAAGGAGTATTGGATACTGCAGGACAGGAAATAACTGTAGATGCAGATTATTCAACTTTTGATGGAACTAACAATGCGAACTACACTAACCGCTTTTATCTGCCAAATGGAACTTTCTTTAAAGATGGTCAGATTTATAGAAATTTTGCACCTTCTAACATTGACATCAAAGCTATAAAAGCAGATTATACTTTACCCATCAATAAAATGTTCAAGTTGGAAGCTGGTACTAAAATTGCCAGTGTAAAGAGTGACAACAATTATATTTATGAGAATGACATTAAAGGAAACTGGGTTTTTGATAATACCAAAAGTAACAGGTTCTTATATGACGAGAAGGTAAGTGCCGCTTATGCGACTTTATATGTTACACTTGGAAAAACATCTTTATCTGGAGGATTACGTGCTGAAAACACCAATTCTACAGGGAATTCTATCACTACAAACCAGTTAACAAATAGAAAATACACAGACCTGTTCCCCTCTTTGTCTTTAAGTCAGAATATTGATGCAGATAACACTTTAAATTTCTCTTACTCCAGAAAAATAAACAGACCAAATTATCAGAATTTAAATCCCTTTGTGTTTTTCCTGGATCAATATACTTATAACCAAGGTAATCCTAATTTAAAACCAGAATATTCGAATAACCTGGAAGCCAGTTACCTGTTCAAACAAAAATATAGCCTTGCTTTGAATTACAGTCGTACTACAGATGTAATTACGCAGGTATTATTGCAAAATGAAGTTAGAAAATCAATGTATCAGACCATCTTGAATCTTGCTTCAGAAAGCGTAGTTTCATTGACATTCAATTTCCCGGTAACAGTTACTAAATGGTGGAATATGAACAATAATGTACTGGGGTATTTCAAACAGATTAAAGCACCTGACTTAAACGGTGCTGATCTGAATTCGAAACAATTCAGCGGTAATTTCTATGCACAAAATAATTTCACATTGAGCAAATTGTTTAGTGCTGATGCTGGATTAATGTTTAGCACACCACAAATTGAAGGTGCCTTTAAAGTGAAGAGTATGTACAATGCTGATGCTGGATTACGCTATAACTTTCCCAATAAAACAGGGAATCTGAAATTAGGGGTAAATGATATTTTCCATTCACAAAAGGCCAGGATATTCAGTACCCTGCCAGGCAATGTTTATAACCTGGAGCAATATGGCAATACCACAAGTGTAAGATTAACCTTTACTTACCGATTCGGGAAAATGACCGTAAAATCTGCAAGAAACAGATCAACTGGTCTTGATGACGAACAAAAAAGACTTGGTGGAAAATAA
- a CDS encoding MarC family protein codes for MPLLYHSFFHLLFIGIIALFPVVNPIGSSFIISPFFTGLSSAEKRKAVGKITFYAFSICTVSLFAGQWILELFGISIPVVQLAGGIMICKMGWENLSSDKKQTTSTMDAETNLSGYSHIENQLFYPITFPVTTGAGTISVLFTLSAHSISSNRSDDLMNTAAILSAIIVMCILIYIFYLNTKNIIHYLGSNAEAIFNRISAFLIFCVGLQIAITGIKSLMK; via the coding sequence ATGCCTCTTTTATACCATTCATTTTTCCACTTGCTTTTTATTGGTATTATCGCCTTGTTTCCAGTTGTAAACCCGATCGGATCTTCTTTCATTATCAGCCCTTTTTTTACCGGGCTCAGTTCTGCTGAAAAAAGAAAGGCAGTTGGAAAAATTACTTTCTATGCTTTTTCAATCTGTACGGTATCTTTATTTGCAGGGCAGTGGATCCTTGAATTATTCGGTATTTCAATTCCGGTTGTGCAGTTAGCGGGAGGGATTATGATTTGTAAAATGGGGTGGGAGAATCTTTCTTCTGATAAAAAACAAACAACTTCAACAATGGATGCGGAAACTAATTTATCCGGATATAGTCACATCGAAAATCAACTTTTTTATCCGATCACTTTTCCGGTCACTACTGGAGCAGGTACTATTTCTGTCCTGTTCACCTTAAGTGCCCATAGCATTTCATCAAACCGCTCTGATGATTTGATGAATACAGCAGCTATTTTATCTGCTATTATTGTGATGTGTATCCTGATTTATATTTTCTATTTGAATACAAAAAACATTATTCATTACCTGGGCTCCAATGCAGAGGCAATCTTTAACCGTATTTCTGCATTTCTAATCTTTTGCGTAGGATTACAGATTGCAATTACCGGAATAAAAAGTTTAATGAAGTAA